In the genome of Streptomyces collinus, one region contains:
- a CDS encoding D-2-hydroxyacid dehydrogenase family protein, with the protein MRLRCAVLDDFQKVAAEVADWSLVADDVEVVAFDRHIEGEDDLAAALAAFDIVVTLRERVPFPGSLITRLPRLKLIVASGMRNSVIDYATAEARGVTVCGTASSSTPPVELTWALLLGLARGIVEESSSLRSGGPWQSTVGADLHGRRLGLLGLGKIGSRVAQVGLAFGMHVSAWSQNLTRGRTAEIGVELAPSKEDLLASSDFVSVHLALSDRTRGLLGPAELAVLKPTAYLVNTSRAAIVDQEALLAALHDGRIAGAGVDVFDIEPLPADHPMRTAPRLLATPHLGYVSRANYATYYGQAVENIQAFLAGSPIRLLAR; encoded by the coding sequence GTGCGGCTGCGCTGCGCTGTACTGGACGACTTTCAGAAGGTGGCGGCCGAGGTCGCCGACTGGTCGCTCGTCGCGGACGACGTGGAGGTCGTCGCCTTCGACCGGCACATCGAGGGCGAGGACGACCTGGCCGCCGCCCTGGCCGCGTTCGACATCGTGGTGACCCTGCGCGAACGCGTGCCGTTCCCCGGGTCGCTGATCACCCGGCTGCCCCGGCTGAAACTGATCGTCGCCTCCGGCATGCGGAACTCCGTCATCGACTACGCGACCGCCGAGGCACGCGGCGTCACGGTGTGCGGCACGGCCAGTTCCTCCACGCCACCCGTCGAACTGACCTGGGCGCTGTTGCTCGGCCTCGCTCGCGGCATCGTCGAGGAGAGCAGCTCCCTGCGCTCCGGTGGCCCCTGGCAGAGCACCGTCGGTGCCGATCTGCACGGTCGGCGGCTCGGGTTGCTCGGCCTGGGGAAGATCGGCAGCCGGGTCGCCCAGGTCGGGCTCGCCTTCGGCATGCACGTGAGTGCCTGGAGTCAGAACCTCACCCGCGGGCGCACCGCCGAGATCGGCGTCGAGCTCGCCCCCTCCAAGGAGGACCTCCTCGCGAGCAGCGACTTCGTCTCGGTCCACCTCGCGCTGAGTGACCGTACCCGCGGCCTGCTCGGCCCCGCCGAACTCGCCGTGCTGAAGCCGACCGCGTACTTGGTCAACACCTCACGCGCGGCCATCGTCGACCAGGAGGCCCTCCTCGCCGCCCTGCACGACGGCAGGATCGCCGGGGCCGGCGTCGACGTCTTCGACATCGAGCCCCTGCCCGCCGACCACCCGATGCGCACGGCCCCTCGCCTCCTCGCCACCCCGCACCTCGGTTACGTCTCCCGGGCCAACTACGCGACGTACTACGGCCAGGCGGTCGAGAACATCCAGGCATTTCTGGCCGGCTCGCCGATACGGCTCCTGGCCCGATGA
- a CDS encoding tyrosinase family protein produces the protein MVYTRKDVSTLTRSERRRLVNALLELKRRGEYDEFVRMHIEYYTPDGEGGLRAAHMAPSFLPWHRKFLLDLENALRRVDESVTLPYWDWTRNRSRTAVPWTDDLLGGTGRRSDRQVMSGPFAHRNGKWTIRVGVTDTKFLTRELGRPRDPIALPTAKDLEGALNDPVYDAAPWHSGSAKGFRNKVEGWGPGQGSASWRTHNRVHRWVGGHMMGGASVNDPVFWMHHAFVDLLWLRWQRRHRGARYLPAKPLARGDAQRGRVVARHQKMPPWDVTPAQLEDQSHIYRYA, from the coding sequence GTGGTCTACACGCGTAAGGACGTCAGCACACTCACCCGCTCCGAACGGCGCCGGCTCGTCAACGCGCTGCTGGAGCTCAAACGGCGCGGCGAGTATGACGAGTTCGTGCGTATGCACATCGAGTACTACACCCCCGACGGCGAGGGCGGCCTGCGCGCCGCCCACATGGCGCCTTCCTTCCTGCCCTGGCACCGCAAGTTCCTGCTGGACCTGGAGAACGCGCTGCGCCGCGTGGACGAGTCGGTGACCCTGCCGTACTGGGACTGGACGCGCAACCGTTCGCGGACGGCCGTACCGTGGACCGATGACCTGCTCGGCGGCACCGGGCGGCGATCCGACCGGCAGGTGATGTCCGGCCCCTTCGCCCACCGCAACGGCAAGTGGACGATCAGAGTGGGGGTCACCGACACGAAGTTCCTCACGCGTGAGCTGGGCCGTCCGCGGGATCCGATCGCGCTGCCGACGGCCAAGGATCTGGAGGGGGCCCTCAACGACCCCGTCTACGACGCGGCACCGTGGCACTCCGGGTCGGCCAAAGGGTTCCGCAACAAGGTCGAAGGGTGGGGGCCCGGGCAGGGCTCCGCTTCGTGGCGCACCCACAACCGGGTCCACCGTTGGGTCGGCGGCCACATGATGGGTGGCGCGTCTGTCAACGACCCAGTGTTCTGGATGCACCACGCCTTTGTGGACCTTCTCTGGTTGCGCTGGCAGCGGCGGCACCGGGGCGCCCGCTATCTCCCCGCGAAGCCGCTGGCCCGGGGGGACGCTCAACGGGGCCGAGTCGTCGCGCGGCACCAGAAGATGCCACCGTGGGACGTCACACCGGCCCAGTTGGAGGACCAGAGCCACATCTACCGGTACGCGTAG
- a CDS encoding tyrosinase family oxidase copper chaperone — MRGARRACVMWTALFRARKRQALRTGKPLQPQPARPAAPATVPPVAVGSAQSPAHAARTTVRRRVLWGLFASAFSVTLAPVLVASGTSPRASGAVGNGPGPAGDGERFDETYRGRRIAGVRYDAGRPGEDGRSAWHVTVDGRPLHLMRRADGSWMSMVDHYQSYATPLAAARAAVDELGPDARLVTPGERDSHMEDSRTADGNGHAEGEHRRGLHA, encoded by the coding sequence ATGCGAGGGGCCCGTCGAGCGTGTGTCATGTGGACCGCCCTGTTCAGGGCGAGGAAGAGGCAGGCATTGCGAACCGGCAAACCACTGCAGCCACAACCAGCGCGCCCCGCGGCGCCCGCGACGGTTCCCCCCGTGGCCGTCGGCTCTGCGCAGTCGCCCGCACACGCCGCCAGGACCACGGTGCGACGCCGGGTGCTGTGGGGGCTGTTCGCATCGGCGTTCTCGGTGACTCTCGCACCGGTACTGGTGGCGTCGGGGACGTCCCCGAGGGCGTCGGGAGCGGTGGGGAACGGGCCGGGACCGGCCGGCGACGGGGAGCGTTTCGACGAGACGTACCGCGGGCGCCGCATCGCAGGTGTCAGGTACGACGCCGGGCGGCCCGGGGAGGACGGTCGGAGCGCGTGGCACGTAACCGTGGACGGGCGGCCATTGCACCTGATGCGCCGGGCCGACGGCAGCTGGATGAGCATGGTCGACCACTATCAGTCGTATGCGACTCCGCTCGCCGCCGCGCGCGCTGCCGTCGACGAACTCGGTCCCGACGCACGGCTGGTCACGCCGGGTGAGCGGGACAGTCACATGGAGGACAGCCGTACGGCAGACGGAAACGGGCACGCCGAGGGGGAGCATCGCCGTGGTCTACACGCGTAA
- a CDS encoding LPXTG cell wall anchor domain-containing protein gives MNGPSSGNGCTSGTSVQGPNDAPDTARIDGLDEHKSHADAAVERALATLKDKESAAVPAGEDSDDTEGSSRVATASGDEDGGEGEESYGSEESDEADGSGATSSTQSPSTLPAEVKPSASSQDSDYGDEESGDESRDDESVATASGDEDGGEGEESYGSEESEEPDGSGATSSTQSPSTLPAEVKPSASQDSGYGDDGGYGEEKPGYGEEKPGYGEEKPGYGEEKPGYGEEKPGYGEEKPGYGEEKPGYGEEKPGYGDDGYGHEKPGYGDDGYGHEKPGYGDDGYGHEKPGYGDDGYGHEEPGYGDDGGYGDTPSTPPHTTPPATQPPTPSTPPHTKPPTDRPSLPDTGGGEVIAASGAAALLLAGGVILYRRGRVLSRR, from the coding sequence GTGAACGGGCCCTCCTCCGGGAACGGCTGCACCAGCGGCACCAGTGTGCAGGGGCCGAACGATGCCCCCGACACCGCTCGCATCGACGGCTTGGACGAGCACAAGAGCCACGCCGATGCGGCGGTCGAGCGCGCTCTGGCCACGCTGAAGGACAAGGAGTCGGCCGCCGTACCCGCTGGCGAAGACAGCGATGACACGGAGGGCAGCAGCCGCGTCGCCACCGCGAGCGGGGACGAGGACGGCGGTGAGGGCGAGGAGTCTTACGGCAGCGAGGAGTCGGACGAGGCAGACGGCTCCGGTGCGACGTCGTCCACGCAGTCTCCCAGCACGCTGCCGGCGGAGGTGAAGCCGTCGGCGTCGTCTCAGGACAGCGACTACGGCGACGAGGAGAGCGGCGACGAGAGCCGGGACGACGAGAGCGTCGCCACCGCGAGCGGGGACGAGGACGGCGGTGAGGGCGAGGAGTCTTACGGCAGTGAGGAGTCGGAGGAGCCGGACGGCTCCGGTGCGACGTCGTCCACGCAGTCTCCCAGCACGCTGCCGGCGGAGGTGAAGCCGTCGGCGTCCCAGGACAGCGGTTACGGCGACGACGGCGGTTACGGCGAGGAGAAGCCTGGCTACGGCGAGGAGAAGCCCGGTTACGGCGAGGAGAAGCCGGGCTACGGCGAGGAGAAGCCGGGCTACGGCGAGGAGAAGCCGGGCTACGGCGAGGAGAAGCCGGGCTACGGCGAGGAGAAGCCGGGCTACGGCGAGGAGAAGCCGGGCTACGGCGACGACGGCTATGGCCACGAGAAGCCCGGCTACGGCGACGACGGCTACGGCCACGAGAAGCCCGGCTACGGCGACGACGGCTACGGCCACGAGAAGCCCGGTTACGGCGACGACGGCTACGGCCACGAGGAACCCGGTTACGGCGACGACGGCGGGTACGGTGACACGCCGTCCACGCCGCCTCACACCACTCCACCGGCGACGCAGCCGCCCACGCCCTCGACTCCCCCGCACACCAAGCCTCCGACGGATCGGCCCTCCCTCCCCGACACCGGGGGTGGGGAGGTGATCGCGGCCTCGGGCGCAGCCGCGCTGCTGCTGGCCGGTGGCGTCATCCTGTACCGGCGGGGACGGGTCCTGTCCCGTCGGTAG
- a CDS encoding ABC transporter permease: MSSIVADPPEVASGYRAGRTLPLRVELVRQLKRRRTLVMGAIMFALPFVLLIAFQIGGDPGQDNGRVNLMDSATASGANFAAVNLFASAGFLLVIPVALFFGDTVAAEAGWSSLRYLLAAPVPRARLLWSKLVVAFGLSLAALVLLPVVALAVGTTAYGWGPLQLPTGGTLSAGTAAQRLVIIVAYVLVSQLVTAGLAFWLSTRTDAPLGAVGGAVFLTIIGSVLDEVTALGDWRDFLPAHWQYAWLDAVQPQLQWTDMIQGTALSVTYALVLFALAFRGFARKDVVS, encoded by the coding sequence ATGAGCAGCATCGTGGCCGATCCCCCGGAGGTCGCGTCCGGCTACCGCGCGGGCCGCACGCTGCCCCTGCGGGTGGAGCTGGTCAGGCAGTTGAAGCGGCGGCGCACACTCGTCATGGGGGCGATCATGTTCGCCCTGCCGTTCGTCCTGCTCATCGCCTTCCAGATCGGTGGCGATCCGGGCCAGGACAACGGCCGGGTGAACCTCATGGACTCGGCCACGGCGTCCGGCGCCAACTTCGCCGCCGTGAACCTCTTCGCCTCCGCCGGTTTCCTGCTCGTCATCCCCGTGGCGCTGTTCTTCGGGGACACGGTCGCCGCGGAGGCCGGCTGGTCCTCGCTGCGCTACCTCCTCGCGGCGCCGGTGCCCCGAGCACGCCTGCTGTGGTCCAAACTCGTCGTCGCATTCGGCCTCAGCCTTGCCGCCCTCGTGCTGTTGCCGGTCGTCGCCCTTGCCGTCGGCACGACCGCTTACGGCTGGGGCCCGCTGCAGCTCCCCACCGGGGGCACACTGTCCGCCGGCACCGCCGCGCAGCGCCTGGTGATCATCGTGGCGTACGTCCTCGTCTCCCAACTCGTCACCGCGGGCTTGGCGTTCTGGCTGTCGACCAGAACCGACGCGCCTCTTGGTGCCGTCGGCGGCGCGGTGTTCCTGACCATCATCGGAAGCGTTCTCGACGAGGTGACAGCCCTCGGCGACTGGCGGGACTTCCTGCCCGCGCACTGGCAGTACGCCTGGCTCGACGCGGTCCAGCCCCAGCTCCAATGGACGGACATGATCCAGGGCACGGCTCTCTCCGTGACGTACGCGCTCGTGCTGTTCGCCCTGGCCTTCCGCGGCTTCGCCCGTAAGGACGTGGTGTCCTAG
- a CDS encoding CocE/NonD family hydrolase, whose translation MNLRLPGLRDLWSRRRRRFIAAASAVVLLAGAGTWTVTSAVAADDPPPVHHADQLMTMGDGVRVDTSYFTAGSGGRRPAVLLGHGFGGSKDDVRQQAEDLARDGYAVMTWSARGFGRSTGKIGLNDPQGEVADVSKLIDWLAEQPQVELDKPGDPRVGMAGASYGGAIALLAAGHDDRVDAIAPSITYWNLADALFPNGVFKKLWAGIFVNTGGGCRRLEPALCRMYERVAASGKPDAEARELLEKRSPTAVGDRIKVPTLLMQGQTDSLFPMNQADAAAKAIRAGGAPVDVDWIAGGHDGGDMETSRVQARVQTWFDRYLKNEKGADTGPAFRVARTVGTGTGDGGPRLTGVAEDTYPGLKSDQHSVTLTGREQRLDNPAGANPPAVSALPGLGGAGGLSQLSSLGIGVALDFPGQFAAFESAPFREDTQITGSPTVTVRVASTSDDAVLFAKLYDVGRDGTRPVLPSQLLTPLRVEGAKAGKDVSVTLPAIDHEVADGHRLRLVLASTDLGYASPTTPATYTVSLKSELKVPMPLGRTGGAGPLPAWVWWMPPAGAVVALALLLSGRRRTVAPTPDPALAEVPLTITDLSKRYAKSTDRYAVKDLSFRVEKGQILGLLGPNGAGKTTTLRMLMGLIKPDGGEIRVFGHAIRPGTPVLSRVGAFVEGAGFLPHLSGRGNLELYWRATGRPPEDAHLDGALQIAGLGDALARPVRTYSQGMRQRLALAQAMLGLPDLLILDEPTNGLDPPQIREMREVMIRYAAAGRTVIVSSHLLAEVEQTCTHLVVMDHGRLVQAGLVTEIIGSGDTLLVGTTTPLDEPLVEKVGALPGVASAVRTDEGLLVRLDSGGTPARLVAGLVQLQVAVESVGPHRRLEDAFLTLIGAEA comes from the coding sequence ATGAATCTTCGACTGCCCGGACTGCGGGACCTGTGGTCACGGCGACGGCGACGGTTCATCGCTGCCGCGTCCGCCGTCGTCCTGCTCGCCGGTGCGGGTACCTGGACGGTGACGTCGGCCGTCGCCGCCGACGACCCGCCCCCGGTGCACCACGCCGACCAGCTCATGACCATGGGCGACGGGGTACGCGTCGACACCTCGTACTTCACCGCGGGCTCGGGCGGCCGCCGCCCCGCCGTCCTGCTCGGGCACGGCTTCGGCGGCAGCAAGGACGACGTCCGGCAGCAGGCGGAGGACCTTGCCCGCGACGGGTACGCGGTGATGACCTGGTCGGCGCGCGGCTTCGGAAGGTCCACGGGGAAGATCGGGCTGAACGACCCCCAGGGCGAGGTGGCCGACGTCTCGAAGCTCATCGACTGGCTGGCCGAGCAGCCCCAGGTCGAGCTCGACAAGCCCGGCGACCCGCGCGTGGGCATGGCGGGCGCCTCCTACGGCGGCGCGATCGCGCTGCTGGCGGCGGGCCACGACGACCGGGTGGACGCCATCGCCCCTTCGATCACGTATTGGAACCTCGCGGACGCGCTGTTCCCGAACGGCGTGTTCAAGAAGTTGTGGGCCGGTATCTTCGTCAACACCGGTGGCGGATGCCGGAGGCTCGAGCCCGCGCTGTGCCGGATGTACGAACGCGTCGCCGCATCAGGGAAGCCGGACGCCGAGGCGCGCGAACTGCTGGAGAAACGCTCACCGACCGCCGTCGGTGACCGCATCAAGGTGCCCACCCTCCTGATGCAGGGCCAGACCGACTCCCTCTTCCCGATGAACCAGGCCGATGCCGCGGCGAAGGCGATCCGCGCGGGCGGTGCCCCCGTCGACGTCGACTGGATCGCCGGCGGTCACGACGGTGGCGACATGGAGACCAGCCGCGTCCAGGCCCGGGTGCAGACGTGGTTCGACCGCTACCTCAAGAACGAGAAGGGCGCCGACACCGGTCCGGCCTTCCGGGTCGCGCGCACCGTCGGCACCGGCACCGGCGACGGCGGTCCGAGGCTGACCGGCGTGGCCGAGGACACCTACCCCGGCCTCAAGAGCGACCAGCACTCCGTCACCCTGACCGGGCGCGAGCAGCGCCTTGACAACCCGGCGGGTGCCAATCCGCCCGCCGTTTCCGCCCTGCCCGGCCTCGGCGGCGCGGGCGGCCTCTCCCAGCTGTCCTCACTCGGCATCGGGGTGGCCCTCGACTTCCCGGGCCAGTTCGCCGCGTTCGAGTCGGCGCCCTTCCGGGAGGACACGCAGATCACCGGCTCGCCGACGGTGACGGTCCGCGTGGCGTCGACCAGCGACGACGCCGTGCTCTTCGCGAAGCTGTACGACGTCGGCCGGGACGGCACCCGGCCGGTGCTGCCCTCGCAACTCCTCACGCCCCTCAGGGTGGAGGGCGCGAAGGCCGGCAAGGACGTGAGCGTCACCCTCCCGGCCATCGACCACGAGGTGGCCGACGGTCACCGGCTCCGCCTGGTCCTCGCCTCGACCGACCTCGGCTACGCCTCCCCGACGACCCCGGCGACGTACACCGTCTCCCTCAAGAGCGAGCTCAAGGTACCGATGCCCCTCGGCCGGACCGGCGGTGCGGGCCCGCTGCCCGCCTGGGTGTGGTGGATGCCGCCGGCCGGCGCGGTCGTCGCGCTGGCGCTGCTGCTGAGTGGACGGCGCCGCACGGTAGCGCCCACCCCCGACCCCGCGCTGGCCGAAGTGCCGCTCACCATCACGGATCTGTCCAAGCGGTACGCCAAGTCGACGGATCGCTACGCGGTCAAGGACCTGTCCTTCCGCGTGGAGAAGGGCCAGATACTGGGGCTCCTCGGCCCCAACGGTGCGGGCAAGACGACGACCCTGCGCATGCTGATGGGCCTGATCAAGCCGGACGGCGGCGAGATCCGCGTTTTCGGCCACGCGATCCGGCCGGGCACCCCTGTGCTGTCGCGCGTCGGCGCCTTCGTCGAGGGCGCGGGCTTCCTGCCGCATCTCTCCGGCCGCGGGAACCTCGAACTGTACTGGCGCGCCACCGGCCGCCCGCCCGAGGACGCGCACCTGGACGGAGCGCTGCAGATCGCGGGCCTCGGCGACGCCCTCGCCCGCCCGGTCCGCACCTACTCGCAGGGCATGCGCCAGCGCCTCGCCCTCGCCCAGGCCATGCTCGGCCTGCCGGACCTGCTCATTCTCGACGAGCCGACCAACGGCCTGGACCCCCCTCAGATCCGCGAGATGCGCGAGGTCATGATCCGGTACGCGGCGGCCGGCCGCACGGTCATCGTCTCCAGCCATCTGCTGGCCGAGGTCGAACAGACCTGCACCCACCTGGTGGTGATGGACCACGGGCGGCTCGTCCAGGCGGGGCTGGTGACGGAGATCATCGGCTCTGGGGACACACTGCTGGTGGGCACGACCACCCCCTTGGACGAGCCCCTCGTCGAGAAGGTGGGGGCATTGCCGGGCGTCGCCTCGGCGGTGCGCACCGACGAAGGACTCCTGGTCCGCCTCGACTCCGGCGGAACCCCTGCCCGCCTGGTCGCCGGGCTGGTACAGCTGCAGGTCGCCGTGGAGTCCGTAGGCCCCCACCGGCGCCTCGAAGACGCCTTCCTCACTCTGATCGGAGCCGAAGCATGA
- a CDS encoding S8 family peptidase, producing the protein MRETFTARRRIVAAVAAVAAAAVIGSGSALPAQATPSAGRILQENSANAVENSYIVVLKESAGFRANSTKGEDLVAKYGATVDWTYDEVLNGFAIRISASGARSLAEDPAVEFVEQDRMVHLEATQYNPPWGLDRIDQPRLPRNLMYSYPDTAGKSATVYVIDTGVRITHTEFAGRARHGYDFVDRDTNASDGNGHGTHVATTVAGKTYGVAKQSKIVSVRVLDNNGAGTLAGVIAGVDWVTVRRVRPAVANMSLGAGVSTSLDTAVRNSIASGVTYAVAAGNSNADATSFSPARVGSALTVGASTWTDSRSSFSNYGPRLDMFAPGSLITGGWHTSDTATTTLSGTSMASPHVAGAAAVYLTSHPSAGPATVHSALVNGATTGVLNNIGTGSPNRLLRLVP; encoded by the coding sequence ATGCGCGAAACCTTCACCGCCCGGCGGCGGATCGTCGCAGCGGTCGCCGCCGTGGCCGCGGCGGCCGTCATCGGGAGCGGTTCCGCTCTGCCCGCCCAAGCCACCCCGTCCGCAGGAAGGATTCTGCAGGAGAACTCCGCCAACGCGGTCGAGAACAGTTACATCGTCGTACTGAAAGAGTCCGCGGGGTTCAGGGCGAACTCCACGAAGGGCGAAGATCTGGTGGCCAAGTACGGCGCCACCGTGGACTGGACCTACGACGAGGTACTCAACGGCTTCGCCATCCGTATCAGCGCCTCCGGAGCGAGGAGTTTGGCGGAAGACCCGGCCGTCGAGTTCGTCGAGCAGGACCGGATGGTCCACCTCGAGGCCACCCAGTACAACCCTCCGTGGGGCCTGGACCGCATCGACCAGCCCCGGCTCCCACGCAACCTGATGTACAGCTATCCGGACACAGCGGGCAAATCCGCGACCGTGTACGTGATCGACACGGGAGTGCGCATCACCCACACCGAGTTCGCAGGGCGCGCCAGGCACGGCTACGACTTCGTCGACCGTGACACCAACGCCTCTGACGGCAACGGTCACGGAACACACGTCGCCACCACGGTCGCGGGCAAGACGTACGGCGTGGCGAAGCAGTCCAAGATCGTGTCGGTACGTGTGCTGGACAACAACGGGGCCGGCACCCTCGCCGGTGTCATCGCGGGCGTCGACTGGGTCACGGTGCGTCGCGTCCGGCCCGCGGTCGCCAACATGTCGCTGGGCGCCGGCGTCAGCACGTCGCTGGACACCGCGGTGAGGAACTCCATCGCCTCCGGTGTCACGTACGCGGTGGCCGCCGGCAACTCGAACGCGGACGCCACCTCCTTCTCACCCGCCCGGGTGGGTTCCGCCCTCACCGTGGGGGCCAGCACCTGGACCGACAGCCGATCCAGTTTCTCGAACTACGGTCCCCGGCTCGACATGTTCGCCCCCGGCTCCCTGATCACCGGCGGCTGGCACACGAGTGACACGGCGACGACCACGCTCTCCGGGACATCCATGGCCTCCCCCCATGTCGCGGGAGCCGCGGCCGTCTACCTCACCTCGCACCCCAGCGCCGGTCCGGCGACCGTACACAGCGCCCTCGTGAACGGGGCCACAACCGGAGTCCTCAACAACATCGGGACCGGATCACCCAACAGGCTTCTCAGACTCGTGCCGTAG
- the mmsA gene encoding CoA-acylating methylmalonate-semialdehyde dehydrogenase, with protein MTKTVNHWIGGKTVEGASGTHGPVTNPATGEVTTNVAFASVEEVDAAVAAAKEAYLTWGQSSLAQRTSILFKFRALLDANRDAIAELITAEHGKVHSDALGEVARGLEIVDLACGINVQLKGELSTQVASRVDVSSIRQPLGVVAGITPFNFPAMVPMWMFPIAIACGNTFVLKPSEKDPSASLKIAELLAEAGLPDGVFNVVHGDKVAVDRLLEHPDVKAVSFVGSTPIARYIHTTASANGKRVQALGGAKNHMLVLPDADLDAAADAAVSAAYGSAGERCMAISAVVAVGSIGDELVEKIRERAEKIKIGPGDDPASEMGPLITKVHRDKVASYVEGAAAEGCEVVLDGTGHTVDGFENGHWIGISLLDKVPTSAKAYQDEIFGPVLTVLRTETYEEALDLINASPFGNGTAIFTRDGGAARRFQLEVEAGMVGINVPIPVPVGYHSFGGWKDSLFGDHHIYGNDGTHFYTRGKVVTTRWPDPADAPAGVDLGFPRNH; from the coding sequence ATGACGAAGACCGTCAACCACTGGATCGGCGGCAAGACCGTCGAAGGCGCCTCGGGCACGCACGGGCCGGTGACCAACCCGGCGACCGGCGAGGTGACGACGAACGTCGCGTTCGCCTCGGTCGAGGAGGTGGACGCGGCGGTCGCCGCCGCCAAGGAGGCCTACCTGACCTGGGGCCAGTCCTCGCTGGCCCAGCGCACCTCGATCCTCTTCAAGTTCCGCGCCCTGCTGGACGCCAACCGGGACGCGATCGCCGAGCTGATCACCGCCGAGCACGGCAAGGTGCACAGCGACGCCCTCGGCGAGGTCGCCCGCGGCCTGGAGATCGTCGACCTGGCCTGCGGCATCAACGTCCAGCTGAAGGGGGAGTTGTCCACGCAGGTCGCGAGCCGTGTCGACGTCTCGTCGATCCGCCAGCCGCTGGGCGTCGTCGCGGGTATCACCCCGTTCAACTTCCCGGCGATGGTGCCGATGTGGATGTTCCCCATCGCCATCGCCTGCGGCAACACCTTCGTGCTGAAGCCGTCCGAGAAGGACCCCTCGGCGTCCCTCAAGATCGCCGAACTGCTGGCGGAGGCGGGCCTGCCGGACGGCGTCTTCAACGTCGTCCACGGCGACAAGGTGGCCGTGGACCGCCTGCTGGAGCACCCGGACGTCAAGGCCGTCTCCTTCGTCGGCTCGACCCCGATCGCCCGCTACATCCACACCACCGCCTCCGCCAACGGCAAGCGCGTCCAGGCCCTCGGCGGCGCCAAGAACCACATGCTGGTCCTGCCCGACGCCGACCTCGACGCAGCCGCCGACGCCGCCGTGTCGGCCGCCTACGGCTCCGCCGGCGAGCGTTGCATGGCCATCTCCGCGGTCGTCGCGGTCGGCTCGATCGGCGACGAACTGGTGGAGAAGATCCGCGAGCGCGCCGAGAAGATCAAGATCGGCCCCGGCGACGACCCGGCCTCCGAGATGGGCCCGCTCATCACCAAGGTCCACCGCGACAAGGTCGCCTCCTACGTCGAGGGCGCGGCGGCCGAGGGCTGCGAGGTCGTCCTGGACGGCACCGGCCACACGGTCGACGGCTTCGAGAACGGCCACTGGATCGGCATCTCGCTGCTCGACAAGGTGCCCACCTCCGCCAAGGCCTACCAGGACGAGATCTTCGGCCCGGTGCTGACCGTGCTGCGCACCGAGACGTACGAGGAGGCCCTGGACCTCATCAACGCCTCGCCGTTCGGCAACGGCACCGCGATCTTCACCCGGGACGGCGGCGCGGCCCGCCGCTTCCAGCTGGAGGTCGAGGCCGGCATGGTCGGCATCAACGTCCCGATCCCGGTCCCCGTCGGCTACCACAGCTTCGGCGGCTGGAAGGACTCGCTCTTCGGCGACCACCACATCTACGGCAACGACGGCACGCACTTCTACACCCGCGGCAAGGTCGTCACCACCCGCTGGCCGGACCCGGCCGACGCCCCGGCGGGCGTCGACCTGGGCTTCCCGCGCAACCACTGA